One segment of Dolichospermum sp. DET69 DNA contains the following:
- the aroC gene encoding chorismate synthase, which produces MGSTFGHLFRITTFGESHGGGVGVIIDGCPPQLEISAEEIQFELDRRRPGQSKITTPRKEADTCEILSGVFEGKTLGTPIAILVRNKNTRPEDYDEMAQKYRPSHADATYDAKYGFRNWQGGGRSSARETIGRVAAGAIAKKILHQVANVEVIAYVKRIQNLEGVVDTNTVTLADVESNIVRCPDGEIANTMISLIEQTGRDGNSIGGVVECVVRNVPKGLGEPVFDKLEADLAKAVMSLPASKGFEIGSGFDGTLLTGFEHNDEFYIDENGEIRTVTNRSGGIQGGISNGENIIIRVAFKPTATIRKEQKTVTKEGEETLLSGKGRHDPCVLPRAVPMVDAMVALVLCDHLLRHYGQCKVLS; this is translated from the coding sequence ATGGGCAGCACTTTTGGTCATCTTTTCCGTATCACTACTTTTGGCGAATCTCACGGCGGCGGTGTGGGGGTTATTATTGATGGTTGTCCCCCACAACTGGAAATTTCTGCCGAGGAGATTCAATTTGAGTTAGATAGAAGACGGCCAGGACAAAGTAAAATTACCACTCCTCGCAAAGAAGCAGACACCTGTGAGATATTATCTGGGGTGTTTGAGGGGAAAACTTTGGGAACACCAATTGCCATTTTAGTCAGAAATAAAAATACTCGTCCTGAAGATTATGATGAGATGGCGCAAAAATACCGCCCTTCCCATGCAGATGCTACCTATGATGCTAAATATGGTTTCAGAAATTGGCAAGGTGGTGGCAGGTCGTCAGCGCGTGAGACAATAGGTAGAGTAGCAGCAGGTGCGATCGCTAAAAAGATTTTACATCAAGTTGCCAATGTTGAAGTTATTGCTTATGTTAAGCGCATTCAGAATTTAGAAGGCGTAGTGGATACCAATACCGTAACTTTAGCAGATGTAGAAAGCAATATCGTCCGTTGTCCAGATGGCGAAATTGCTAACACGATGATTTCATTAATAGAACAAACTGGAAGAGATGGTAATTCCATCGGTGGTGTCGTTGAATGTGTGGTGCGGAATGTTCCCAAGGGTTTAGGTGAACCAGTTTTTGATAAATTAGAAGCAGATTTAGCAAAAGCGGTAATGTCATTACCAGCAAGTAAAGGGTTTGAAATTGGTTCAGGTTTTGATGGAACTTTATTAACAGGTTTTGAACATAACGACGAATTTTATATTGATGAAAATGGCGAAATTAGAACTGTAACTAACCGTTCTGGAGGAATCCAAGGGGGAATTTCCAACGGTGAAAATATTATTATCCGAGTGGCTTTTAAACCAACTGCAACTATTAGAAAAGAACAAAAAACCGTCACTAAAGAAGGTGAAGAAACCCTTTTGAGTGGGAAAGGAAGACATGATCCTTGTGTTTTACCTCGCGCTGTACCTATGGTTGATGCGATGGTAGCTTTGGTTTTATGCGATCATCTTTTACGTCATTATGGACAATGCAAGGTTTTGTCATAG
- a CDS encoding nicotinate phosphoribosyltransferase — protein MAISKMFANMAQFISEAFMRIFTPANDAYPVTGVQPFTGNIHKKGKAIW, from the coding sequence ATGGCTATCTCCAAAATGTTTGCTAATATGGCTCAGTTTATTTCTGAAGCCTTCATGCGGATTTTTACCCCTGCCAATGATGCCTATCCTGTGACTGGAGTGCAACCTTTTACAGGTAATATACATAAAAAAGGTAAAGCAATTTGGTAG
- a CDS encoding tetratricopeptide repeat protein, with the protein MYKKTSFVLTAILLGCLFTSTPVVATTDVLVVQADNAELKNLIEEGKKLVDSKDYNGAIAVYQQAAQLDRKNDRIHATIGYLYTQQGNLSSALDAYRRAIAINPNNSDFYYAVGYIKSSKSDNKGAKEAYRRAIQLNRNNVNAYLGLGVSQVSLGDYQSALWAYEQAINLDKNNPRTYELIGSMFKQRRQMTQANKVLKKALNLYQRGNDTESAERIQAMLQEIGG; encoded by the coding sequence TGTAGTAGCAACAACTGATGTATTAGTGGTACAAGCTGATAATGCAGAGTTGAAAAATCTGATAGAAGAGGGGAAAAAACTGGTAGATTCTAAAGATTATAATGGAGCGATCGCAGTTTATCAACAAGCAGCACAATTAGATCGTAAAAATGACAGAATTCATGCTACTATCGGTTACTTATATACTCAACAAGGCAATCTTTCCTCAGCCTTAGATGCTTATCGTCGAGCTATTGCCATTAATCCTAATAATAGTGATTTTTACTATGCTGTTGGTTATATCAAAAGTAGTAAAAGCGATAACAAAGGAGCAAAGGAGGCTTACCGACGGGCTATCCAGTTAAATCGGAATAATGTCAACGCTTATTTAGGATTAGGAGTTTCTCAAGTTAGTTTGGGTGATTATCAATCAGCTTTGTGGGCTTATGAACAAGCAATTAATTTAGATAAAAATAATCCTCGCACCTATGAGTTAATCGGTTCTATGTTTAAACAACGACGACAAATGACACAAGCAAACAAAGTTCTCAAAAAAGCATTGAATTTATATCAGCGGGGAAATGACACAGAAAGTGCAGAGCGCATACAAGCAATGCTACAAGAAATAGGTGGTTAG